The genome window ATGTATGCCGAGATGACCGACGAGCGTGATTCCGGATATTTTATCAACTCTTATCTGAATCTGGCACGTATCAGCAACCAGTTAAAAAATAAATCTCAGGCAAAGCGGTATTATACCATTGTGCTTAACTCTTCTGAGAAAAAATCGGCTCCTTTTAAAGAGGCTCGTACTTTCCTGAAAGCTAATAAAAAAGTTAAGTAAACAGCTCGAGAAAGTTGTTGGTATGTGCCTGTACTGAGTATTGTTGCTGCATCCACTTACGTCCGGCTTTGCCCAATTTAGCTCTTACCACAGCATTTTGTAATAACTGTTCCAGCTTTTCATACCACTCCTGTTCGGTGCTGCAAGTATAACCTGTTATACTATCTGGTATCGCGGTTGTATTTGCTCCAACCGCTGAGGCGACAACAGGAATACCTAATGCCATATATTGTAGGGCTTTAAAAGCACATTTACCCTTTGCCCATTCTGTATCGGGTAATGGCATTACACCAATATGTAGCTGCAACAGGTCTTCAATTTCAGATTCATTGTTCCAGGGTATAAATCTCAGGAACTTCAGATTTAAATCAGGTTTACGGTCAGCGATAACTATAAACTCAAAAGTGTACTTCTGTTCCAGTTCCTGCAGCACAGGTTCGATTAGTTTTAAATAGGGCAATGTAGAGTGCGAACCGATCCAGCCAATTGTTACCCGTTCCGTTTGCTGATCTTTTAACTTATTATACTTTGTAACTGTATCTAAAACGGTTGGCAAGTATACAGCTGCTGCGTTATACTTCAGCGCATAGTCCTTCAGGTAATCATTACCACAACTTACTTTATAGCTCCAACTAATAAGCAGCTTGGTTTTGTGGTGCCATTTATACTTTGCTGCAGCGCTATTATCATCTGTAGTATTTGGCAGCCAGATAGCATCATCAAAATCAAAGATGATCTTTTTGCGGAAGGCTTTAGCAGCCAGCCATTCAAACCAGGGTGGCCCTACCGGAGTGGCTTCACGGTGAGTAAAAATGTAATCATACGCTGGCAGCTTGGTTAGCAAGAGCAACCTCCTGAACATACCTTTAGCCAGACCAGTTATTTTTTTTAGGGTATGCCCCTGCCTGTAAAGGATATCCCACGTTCCAGCATCCCAGAACGGAGCTACTTTATAGTTTATACGTTGCTCTTGCAGCACAGGCAACCACTGCTCCACCCTATACCTTTGCGAAGCCGCTTTACCCACCGGATAAGGAACTACAAACAATACTTTCATAGCCCTTTTTGCTGCAACTGGTTAAAAAAGTACTCATAAGCCGCCCTGACTTTATCAGGTGACCTATACTTTACTGCAAGTTTTGGTATTTCATGACGGTGTGCCTGGTCCTGAAGTATAGTTTGTATCTTCTGAAGTGCCTGCTTTATACTTTCTTGCTGCTGCAGGTTAAACAATGCCCCACCACCTTCTTTTGTAATAATGTCACTATCGTCGCCGATGCCTTCCGTCAGCAGCACAGGTAACCCATTTGCCCAGTACTCCCCTATTTTAACCGGCGACAGAAACCTTTTGGAAGGCGCAGGTTTATAAGTGGCAAAGGCAAAATCAGCTGCAGAAAGATAAGCCGGCACTGCTGCATGTTGCAGAGACGTTACCTGTACCTTACTCAGGTCTAAGTTATACTTCTGCAATTGCTGCAAAATTTCGTGCTCCGGCTGCGGCGATAAAATTAGCAGCCTAAAATCCGGAATCTCCTCGAAGCATGTTCTGTAAATTTCAAAGGCTTCGTTGTTGTAATACAGGCCGCCATACTTACCAGCATAAACACCCACTAGTGTGTTCTCCCAACCTAACTGCTTTCGCACCTTGGCTCTCATTTGTGCATCAAACTCAAAAAGAACAGTATCAACTGAACAAGGTACTGCCACAACATTAGCAGCGGGTATTCCTTCCTGTAAAAGGATTTTTTTAAAGCCCTCAGTAACCGGCATTAGTCCAGCTGCGCGCTTCTTCTGCAGGTTTTCCCAATACTTCTGCATGTTATACTTAAGCCTGAACCTGCTCCACACACCTGATTCCAGCATATAATCGGCGTGCGGTTCAAAAAGCGTAACAAAGTAAGGGATGTCTGAATTTCTTAAAGCTTTATCTGCTACAGACCCGGCCGGAGCACCATGCGCCACAACTACATCAATCTCTTCATCTACTACAACCTGCCGCAGCGTTTTATAGCCTTGCCTGTAATCCGATATCTGGTTTAAAACCCTGCTTTTATGCTGTGATGATAAGATTGGCAGCCATTTTACTTTAGGATTACAAAGTATAGACTTCACGGAAGCATCAACGGGAGTATATACTTCATCCTCAAGCGTGAGAAAAATAATCTTAGTGATTTCCTGAAAGCTTGCCAATGCTTGTAGATGGGGCAATACCGTCGAAACAGTAAGTCCGTCTTCTAATTTCCAGCGACAAAGGAAAGCGATATTCACGACAGGTAGTATTTATACAGTGCTTCTAATTTAGTTAAGTAGATGTCCTTTTGAAAAGCCTGCGTTCTTGCCTTTCCCGCTACTGAAAGCTTCTCTCTTAAACTAAGGTTATCTCTTAACTCTTTTACCTTTGCAGCACAATCTTCCGGTTTACCTAGATCAAAGAAAAGAGCATTACCACCTGTAACTTCCCTATTAGGTGCAATATCAGAGAGCACACATGGTAAACCTACCGCCATAGCTTCTATTATTGCTAAGCTCAGCCCTTCGTAAACAGAGGAAAGTATAAACCCATCATATTGGTTTAAGACCTCATGCACATTATTACAGCCCCCTTTCAGGCTAACTTTATTCAGGTTCTTTTCTTTTATAAAAGCCTTAAGCTCAGAAAATAAGGGGCCATCGCCAATAATATCAAGGTATATTTCTTCATGCCTTAAATGCTCAAAGGTCTGTAATAAGTAGTCATAGTTCTTTGCTGCTCTTAAACTACCTACCGCCACTAATTTAAAAGCCCTCGAATCACTTATACCTGATTTACTATTTACCGGAAGATTAAATTCGTCTTTTATAAAGTTATGTAGTATGGAATACCTCGAACCAACGTTTATAAATTGCTTATAATCCTCAGCAACTGCTTCTGACACAAAAATCATATGCTGGCTCTGCTTATAGGTGAGCCGCTCCAGGTATAAGCTTAAACGATTCGGCAGAAATGCATCCTGGCTGAGCAAACTATGCACCGTAGTAATCAATTGAACTCCGGCCGGTTTTGCCAATCGCGCAACTATAGCCGGCCAATAATGGTGTGCATGTATAAGTTCTACCTGTTCTTCTTTAACTATCTTTCTTAACCTGAAAGCGCAGCTGAGCAGATTATACTTACCTTTATAACCCAGGCAATATACTTTAGCTGCTTTTACCTGAGGCAGCAAAGTCTCCGGCGGCCGCATGTAAACTACTACATGCCTATACTCTTCCGTAAAGCCTTTAAGTGACTCTGTAAACAGTACTTCCGCCCCACCTACCACCAGCGATTCTATAATATGTAGTACTGTAGCTTTCAAGTTATCTTTGCTAATGGTAAATTACCTCTCCGTAATTTAATGTAAGGTGGATAAGCCAAAAATACTATTTATCGGCGACTATTGCAGAACTGATTACCTGCGCATGCTGGATAAATCAGTAAACGTCTGTGAATTTTGGTTTTTATACTATGCATCGCCTGACGAAGAGCAAAATAAGGCATATCTGCCATACGGGAGGGCTATTTACTGGTCAGATTACGGAAGCGCTCAGGATTTATTAAAGGCTTTAACGCCTGCGAAAGTGCTTTTCCTGTACCTTGATACCTACCATGCAGTGGTGCTGAATTTAGCTTGTAAAGAAGCTGGCATACCTACTTACCACCTGGAGCATGGCATGCGTGCAGATTATGGCATTGCTTATAAGGCATCTAACACTCCTGAAGTATACCAAAAGTCATTCGCAAAACTCCGGAACCTCAGAAACATTTTATATAATTTGGGAGACCGCGTAAAGGCCCGATTATTTATTAAAAACAGTATTCAGAAACTTACTGGGGAGAATGCTGCTTTTGCAAAGGAATTTATAGCTGTAAGAGGCAAAAACAATTACTTAGAAACATTCCGGCTTTTGCCATCCCCGAAGCGTATTGCAGCTAATTACATTTCATTCAGTCCCAAAGTATACCAGGTTCACCAGCAACACGATCATCTTGCTCCTGATCAGAAAGTATATTTTATAGGTGTGCCTTATTTTGATGCACTGGCTGCAGTCACGCCAACTACACCTCAACAAGCAATACTTTTTATTGATCAGCCTCTAGCGGAGAAAAAACTTCTGCAATGGACTCCTGCTTATAAAAGAACGTTTGTAGAGCAACTGACAGGTATAACTTCAGGGTACAACTATAAACTATATGTAAAACCTCACCCTGAGCAGGATCTCACTTTCTGGCAGCATACCACTAATGTTGAACTGATTGATGATGCCCAATTACAGAAAATTTGTGGAAGCATTCCCATTGTGATGGGCTTCTATTCTACTTACCTGATGCCTTTTGCCGCATTTGAGCACACCACTCTGATCACATTAGAAAATCATCCGGCAGGTAAATTGAATCTATCAAAGCCATTTACAGATGCAGGCGTAGCTCATTCGGTTTATACTTTAGATGATCTGCCATGGGCTCTGGAAAACATTGCAACACTACATCAGCACCAACTGCCAAATAAAAAGCAATTTGAAGAAGACTGGCTATACAAATTTGATGGCAAAGCTGGTGAACGTTTGAGAGCTATACTTACAGGCCACAGCCTATAAAACAAAAGCGTCTGCAGGTATAAATCTGGAGACGCTTTTGTTTTAATTTACTTGTTTTAAGCATTTGTTACTGTTTCGGCAGGAGTTTGGATTTTCTCTTTAAAGTATTCCAGTGTTCTCCTTAAACCTTCTGCGCGGTCTACTTTAGGTTCCCAACCTAATATTTCCTTTGCACGGGTAATATCTGGCTGGCGTTTCTGCGGATCATCTTTTGGTAGCGGCTGATATTCTACTTTCAGTTCCACCCCTGTCAGGTTACAGATTTCCTCAGCAAACTCTTTTATAGTTATTTCTGATGGGTTACCTACGTTTACTGGCATTGGGTAATCACTTAGCAGCAGGCGGTAAATACCTTCTACTAGGTCATCTACATAACAGAACGAACGGGTCTGCGAACCATTACCGAAAATGCTTAATGGCTCGCCACGCAGTGCCTGGCTCAGGAAAGCTGGCAATACACGACCATCATCCAGACGCATTCTTGGACCATACGTGTTAAAGATACGCACGATACGTGTCTCTAAACCATGGTGCATATGGTACGCCATGGTCATTGCTTCCTGGAAGCGCTTGGCTTCGTCGTAGCAGCCACGTGGGCCAACCGGGTTTACATTACCCCAATAATCTTCATTTTGCGGGTGTACCAGCGGGTCACCATATACTTCAGATGTAGAAGCAATAAGCATACGTGCGCCTTTTGCTTTAGCCAGACCAAGCAGGTTGTGCGTACCCAACGAGCCTACTTTCAAGGTCTGGATCGGAATCTTCAGGTAATCGATCGGGCTGGCCGGTGATGCAAAATGCAGGATGTAGTCGAGTTTACCTGGTACATGCACAAATTTAGATACATCATGGTGGTAAAACTCAAAATCCTTTAGTTTAAACAGGTGCTCTATGTTGTCCAGGTTACCTGTGATCAGGTTATCCATGGCAATGACATGATACCCTTCTTTTATAAATCTATCGCAAAGGTGAGAGCCCAGAAAACCGGCCCCGCCTGTGATGAGTACTCGTTTCTTAGCCATACTTATACAGTTGTCTTTAATTCTGTTACCGGCTGTTTTACGCCAATGCCATAGTAGGTGAAGCCTTTTTCTGTCAGGTCTTTGGCATCGTAAATATTTCTACCGTCAAATACTACTTTATCCTTCATCAGCTTGCTGGCCACGGTAAAGTTTGGCGAACGAAACTCCGGCCACTCAGTTACCAGCAGCAGCGCATCAGCATCAATCAGGGTTTCATATTCATCTTTGCCGTACTGGATGGTGTCGCCCAAGGTATGTCTGGCTTCTTCCATGGCAACCGGGTCGTAGGCTT of Pontibacter deserti contains these proteins:
- a CDS encoding glycosyltransferase, translating into MNIAFLCRWKLEDGLTVSTVLPHLQALASFQEITKIIFLTLEDEVYTPVDASVKSILCNPKVKWLPILSSQHKSRVLNQISDYRQGYKTLRQVVVDEEIDVVVAHGAPAGSVADKALRNSDIPYFVTLFEPHADYMLESGVWSRFRLKYNMQKYWENLQKKRAAGLMPVTEGFKKILLQEGIPAANVVAVPCSVDTVLFEFDAQMRAKVRKQLGWENTLVGVYAGKYGGLYYNNEAFEIYRTCFEEIPDFRLLILSPQPEHEILQQLQKYNLDLSKVQVTSLQHAAVPAYLSAADFAFATYKPAPSKRFLSPVKIGEYWANGLPVLLTEGIGDDSDIITKEGGGALFNLQQQESIKQALQKIQTILQDQAHRHEIPKLAVKYRSPDKVRAAYEYFFNQLQQKGL
- a CDS encoding UDP-glucuronic acid decarboxylase family protein; protein product: MAKKRVLITGGAGFLGSHLCDRFIKEGYHVIAMDNLITGNLDNIEHLFKLKDFEFYHHDVSKFVHVPGKLDYILHFASPASPIDYLKIPIQTLKVGSLGTHNLLGLAKAKGARMLIASTSEVYGDPLVHPQNEDYWGNVNPVGPRGCYDEAKRFQEAMTMAYHMHHGLETRIVRIFNTYGPRMRLDDGRVLPAFLSQALRGEPLSIFGNGSQTRSFCYVDDLVEGIYRLLLSDYPMPVNVGNPSEITIKEFAEEICNLTGVELKVEYQPLPKDDPQKRQPDITRAKEILGWEPKVDRAEGLRRTLEYFKEKIQTPAETVTNA
- a CDS encoding glycosyltransferase encodes the protein MKATVLHIIESLVVGGAEVLFTESLKGFTEEYRHVVVYMRPPETLLPQVKAAKVYCLGYKGKYNLLSCAFRLRKIVKEEQVELIHAHHYWPAIVARLAKPAGVQLITTVHSLLSQDAFLPNRLSLYLERLTYKQSQHMIFVSEAVAEDYKQFINVGSRYSILHNFIKDEFNLPVNSKSGISDSRAFKLVAVGSLRAAKNYDYLLQTFEHLRHEEIYLDIIGDGPLFSELKAFIKEKNLNKVSLKGGCNNVHEVLNQYDGFILSSVYEGLSLAIIEAMAVGLPCVLSDIAPNREVTGGNALFFDLGKPEDCAAKVKELRDNLSLREKLSVAGKARTQAFQKDIYLTKLEALYKYYLS
- a CDS encoding glycosyltransferase family 4 protein; amino-acid sequence: MKVLFVVPYPVGKAASQRYRVEQWLPVLQEQRINYKVAPFWDAGTWDILYRQGHTLKKITGLAKGMFRRLLLLTKLPAYDYIFTHREATPVGPPWFEWLAAKAFRKKIIFDFDDAIWLPNTTDDNSAAAKYKWHHKTKLLISWSYKVSCGNDYLKDYALKYNAAAVYLPTVLDTVTKYNKLKDQQTERVTIGWIGSHSTLPYLKLIEPVLQELEQKYTFEFIVIADRKPDLNLKFLRFIPWNNESEIEDLLQLHIGVMPLPDTEWAKGKCAFKALQYMALGIPVVASAVGANTTAIPDSITGYTCSTEQEWYEKLEQLLQNAVVRAKLGKAGRKWMQQQYSVQAHTNNFLELFT
- a CDS encoding polysialyltransferase family glycosyltransferase; this encodes MDKPKILFIGDYCRTDYLRMLDKSVNVCEFWFLYYASPDEEQNKAYLPYGRAIYWSDYGSAQDLLKALTPAKVLFLYLDTYHAVVLNLACKEAGIPTYHLEHGMRADYGIAYKASNTPEVYQKSFAKLRNLRNILYNLGDRVKARLFIKNSIQKLTGENAAFAKEFIAVRGKNNYLETFRLLPSPKRIAANYISFSPKVYQVHQQHDHLAPDQKVYFIGVPYFDALAAVTPTTPQQAILFIDQPLAEKKLLQWTPAYKRTFVEQLTGITSGYNYKLYVKPHPEQDLTFWQHTTNVELIDDAQLQKICGSIPIVMGFYSTYLMPFAAFEHTTLITLENHPAGKLNLSKPFTDAGVAHSVYTLDDLPWALENIATLHQHQLPNKKQFEEDWLYKFDGKAGERLRAILTGHSL